The Desulfomicrobium apsheronum genome includes a window with the following:
- a CDS encoding TolC family outer membrane protein translates to MIQPLGAPGVDSVLEGVSAGGDSLKASIQSAMDANPKFLSRKHAYSISHDAYRESYGALLPQLDFMARGGYGLRRNDTTIAREADGQGEEWSDEQRLVLSQLLYDGGLTRSKVEADKLYSESKKEELFNTAEDVGLSATQYFLDVIRARGLVELCVRNIEEHEKLLDLTRIRQESGGGTQADVTQAEAALQEARSRLIQANQALDDAEAGYARFFGDKPGVLSMPEPPLLAIPQSEPIAIGMARDGNRALKAARLAVQQKELEIKSAKGVYFPRLHAKVAAGRSDNTGGYEASYHDASAMLEVNFNLYRGGSDAASIRKSKNEKLRAEQDALDIERQVEEDVRTAYSFFKATGKLLPVLRNLTNENAQVVSSYTDQFRMGQRTLVDLVSAQKSLFSSQQVYLNGMTAHTFSYYRLCMPVSQLMSALGVDLKVKGLGEITGE, encoded by the coding sequence ATGATTCAACCCCTGGGCGCGCCTGGGGTGGATTCGGTGCTGGAGGGCGTGTCTGCGGGCGGCGATTCCCTGAAGGCTTCCATCCAGTCCGCCATGGATGCCAATCCTAAGTTTTTGAGTCGGAAGCACGCGTATTCCATTTCCCACGACGCATACCGTGAATCCTACGGCGCGCTTCTGCCGCAGCTGGATTTCATGGCCAGGGGCGGATATGGCCTGCGTCGCAACGACACGACCATCGCCAGGGAGGCTGACGGCCAGGGCGAGGAATGGTCCGACGAGCAGCGTCTGGTCCTGTCCCAGCTGCTCTATGATGGCGGTCTTACGCGGTCCAAGGTCGAGGCCGACAAGCTGTACTCCGAATCCAAGAAGGAGGAACTCTTCAACACGGCCGAGGATGTCGGCCTCAGCGCCACGCAGTATTTTCTGGACGTGATCCGGGCCAGGGGGCTGGTGGAGCTTTGCGTGCGCAACATCGAGGAGCACGAGAAGCTGCTTGACCTGACGCGCATCCGGCAGGAGAGCGGCGGCGGCACGCAGGCTGACGTGACCCAGGCCGAAGCGGCGTTGCAGGAGGCGCGTTCACGATTGATCCAGGCCAACCAGGCCCTGGACGACGCCGAGGCGGGTTATGCTCGATTTTTCGGCGACAAGCCCGGTGTTTTATCCATGCCCGAGCCACCGCTGCTGGCCATCCCGCAGAGCGAGCCCATCGCCATCGGCATGGCCCGGGACGGCAATCGCGCCCTGAAGGCGGCCCGCCTGGCCGTGCAGCAGAAGGAACTGGAGATCAAGTCAGCCAAGGGCGTGTATTTTCCCAGATTGCATGCCAAGGTTGCGGCTGGTCGTTCCGACAACACTGGCGGTTACGAGGCAAGCTACCACGACGCCTCCGCCATGCTGGAAGTCAATTTCAACCTGTATCGCGGCGGCTCGGACGCCGCTTCCATCCGCAAGTCCAAAAATGAGAAGCTCCGTGCCGAGCAGGATGCCCTGGATATCGAGCGTCAGGTGGAGGAGGATGTTCGCACGGCGTACAGCTTCTTCAAGGCAACGGGCAAGCTGTTGCCTGTGCTGCGCAATTTGACAAACGAAAATGCGCAGGTGGTTTCAAGCTACACGGATCAGTTTCGCATGGGACAGCGTACTCTGGTGGATCTTGTTTCGGCGCAGAAGAGTCTGTTCAGTTCCCAGCAGGTGTACCTGAATGGCATGACGGCGCACACGTTCTCGTACTATCGACTGTGTATGCCCGTTTCCCAGCTCATGAGCGCTCTTGGCGTGGATCTCAAGGTCAAGGGCCTGGGCGAGATCACGGGCGAGTAG
- a CDS encoding glycosyltransferase, translated as MRILFTHVNFPAQFRNLASLLGRDPGNEVVFATQEERPEWNIPGVRKVVYVPERPEQAPEQALMRRFRNTEKKAEAALRAMLQLRAQGFVPDVIYGHSGWGSTMFLQDVFPEAAFMGYFEWFYGADSADMRFSGKPLSLEARTEVRVNNLPILADLAACDQGICPTRWQLEQFPAEFRSKISVIHDGLDTNYFSPDAASRMVLPGLDLSGASEIVTYATRGMEPYRGFPQFLEAAVEVVRKRPECHVVIGGSDRSCYGAPPAPGKTWKEVLVERLRPDPERIHFVGALPYAHYLTLLQASSVHVYLTRPFVLSWSFLEALSCGCLVVASDTEPVREVATDGHNVLMTDFRSPQAIAARIIEALENRSHLRNVREEARRTVVNGYDLRKLLPLQVDTLRKTVEKRGIKISSL; from the coding sequence ATGCGCATTTTGTTTACGCATGTGAATTTTCCGGCGCAATTTCGAAATCTGGCGTCATTGTTGGGTCGAGATCCCGGCAATGAAGTGGTCTTCGCCACCCAGGAAGAGCGACCGGAATGGAACATTCCCGGAGTTCGCAAGGTGGTTTACGTTCCCGAGCGGCCAGAACAGGCCCCGGAGCAGGCCCTGATGCGCAGATTTCGAAATACCGAAAAGAAGGCTGAAGCGGCATTGCGTGCCATGCTTCAGTTGCGCGCCCAAGGCTTTGTGCCTGATGTCATCTATGGCCATTCCGGGTGGGGCTCGACAATGTTTTTGCAGGATGTCTTCCCGGAAGCCGCGTTCATGGGCTATTTTGAATGGTTCTATGGTGCCGACAGCGCGGATATGCGTTTTTCGGGCAAGCCGCTATCGCTTGAGGCGCGCACTGAGGTCCGCGTCAACAACCTCCCTATTCTCGCCGATCTGGCGGCCTGCGATCAGGGCATCTGCCCGACTCGCTGGCAGCTTGAACAGTTTCCTGCGGAGTTCCGGTCCAAGATATCCGTCATTCATGACGGCTTGGATACGAATTATTTTTCTCCCGATGCAGCCTCGCGCATGGTGCTCCCAGGCCTTGACCTCTCAGGGGCAAGCGAAATCGTGACCTACGCCACGCGAGGCATGGAGCCCTATCGGGGGTTTCCGCAGTTTTTGGAAGCTGCGGTGGAAGTGGTCAGAAAGCGTCCTGAATGTCATGTGGTCATTGGGGGGAGTGATCGGTCATGTTATGGCGCGCCGCCCGCTCCCGGAAAAACCTGGAAGGAAGTGCTCGTGGAGCGGCTGCGGCCCGATCCGGAGCGCATCCATTTCGTGGGGGCGCTTCCGTATGCACACTACCTCACGCTGCTTCAGGCGTCTTCGGTGCACGTTTATCTGACGCGTCCGTTTGTCCTTTCGTGGTCATTTTTGGAGGCCTTGTCTTGCGGATGCCTAGTGGTGGCTTCAGACACGGAGCCCGTGCGGGAGGTGGCCACTGACGGGCACAACGTTCTCATGACCGATTTTCGGTCCCCCCAGGCCATTGCGGCCCGCATCATTGAAGCGTTGGAAAATCGAAGTCACTTGCGCAACGTGCGGGAAGAGGCCCGCAGGACCGTGGTGAATGGTTACGATTTGCGAAAACTCCTGCCTCTGCAGGTGGACACATTGCGCAAGACCGTCGAAAAGCGGGGCATCAAGATTTCTTCTCTTTGA